The DNA window ACCCTTCACAGACGTCGCCTCCATGCTAGATCATGTGGAGATTTGCTTTTtggcatttttgtttgttgattaaAGCTGTGATAAACGATAAGTCTCAACAGCTTCACTACATATGCTAGGCAAgaatcatatgtgtgtgtgtgtgtgtgtgtgtgtgtgtgtgtgatttatctCTTTCAGGAGCAACCTACATGTTGTAAGAGTACTTAATGCATCAGTTTCAGGAGCCAGCGACACGTTCTAAACGTACTTGGTGTATCTGTTTCAGGAGCCAGTGACTCTTCCTGCCTGTTCCAGAATGGTAAATGCGGGAACAACAGAAGATGCGGGAGAGGTTACAAATACCAGTACGGGCTGTGCTCCGGTGCTAAAACATGCTGCGTCCCAAGGGGCAGTGGTTCGTAGAGTTGCATGACTTTTTGACAGATAATTCCAGTGTTCGCATTGAGTTGAAATTTTCGGTGATTTACCGTTTTAATGAGAAAATGGAGAAACATCGCCCACACTCATCAATATAATGTTCTGTCCGTCCACTGTTTTTATCAGGTGACGATTAACATTGACACAAGCGCAGCTTGAATTCCAATTTGTGAagtctgtttttgtgtgctttatATCTCTTTCATGttttctctctcgctccttTCCTTCCTTCAAGCATCCACACAATCATCATTGTGCCTTcatgtgattttgttttctcagtccatcagtaggctacatgtagtgtatttgctgttttagtgataatgtgataatgtgtatacacatttagggctgtttttcagtattaataacatgttctgtttgattaagggtattcagctggtatttccttgtttttactacctattttattcatgtttttattacttaattagtggaagaatctgttgtaatgtatgtttgatggtgtatgcttttaatcaagcgttgctgactatgaatgtagatgtaaatgcttgtataactgtgtttgaattttaaatgtgtcaagcgcaaagagcataattgtaaagttatgatgttgcgctatataaatgctcatttattattattattattattattattattattattattattattattattattattattattattattattattattattattatgtagtTTCACTGCATTTTAGGAGacggttcacacatacccattgGTAATTACGGATTCTGTGATAAGAAACGGTTTTCTTTTCTCCTCCATTTGTCCTTCCTTCTTTTCGtgctacccccctccccccccccccgattttcCTTACCGCGGACATTCACACAATCTCAAATACGTCATTCTGTGTGTTTACTGCGTTTCAGTGCGATTTGTAGGCTTACTCTAAGATTCGCAAGATTAGGATTCTGTTCGTCTTCCCCTTTAATTAGTCACGGTGTGTTTCCTCTTCTTCACTTGCTTCAAACATCCACACAACCATCAAAGTTTAAAATGTTTGCTGTATTTCAGAGGAAGACTCCGACTGTACTACTCGCAATATCCATCAATGTAATGTCCTGTATAATAACTGTATTTTAGGATGCGATTCAAACTGCACCATTCGCAATCACCATCAACTTAATCCCGTAAATTCACTGTATTTCAGGAAGTGAGTTTTACTGGTCAGGCTGTAATAATAAACGTCGaacatgtttgtgtgttcacTTTATTTCAGGAAGTGGTTTTTACTAGTCAGGCCGTAATAATAAACGTCGAACATCtttgtttgtcatcattttcacgagtttttgTTCACAgccacctgggaaataaatctcatgttccccatgcaataaatccccggttcccatagttgcaggaagcaggttatacatggataatcaaaagcaaacccaatagaaacgcttggggattcttcggctcttttaattggcgtttccccagacctagacagacgacactgctttgcaaagttccaaaaacgaactggcaaactggtaagagtaaacaaaaaacaaaactacttcatgaaaggtcatacattcatcaaaaacaaatgaaacctagcgctATTGTTccgtcttcttacaaagtcatggagtgcgtgtatctgtgtttcgatacacaggcgttcggagaaacacgaacgtcaagtcaaaccaattgacccctgacacacacacacattttgacccttgcacaagacgttgtatcgataaacgaagcgcaaataagaaataataataaaagcaaagaacatagcaacaagatatgcaaacatctaacaaagccgagcaagcagaatgacaggtctgatgacaaacaaagaggcaatgagtcggaaacaagatcgcgattctttccttcgctgcacgacggaaatcttctgtgaccttttaCCCAACGTTccttgctgcacgatgcaaatcttctgtgacctttgtcccaacgtagcttccacattcgatcactaagtttgatatttacaactgaaaaccgaggccggggtggaatactgagatgaacctacagaactgtgcatcctcaaacctgacatacttatctcaacattttatgaactaaaAAAACAGAAAGTTTCTTttacacgccagctttgattgcaacaacgtggTGGGGCCCCAAAACATGTATGATctaaacggaactcgtgtttcaaagcgtggctccctgtgttgattttgcacttattttctcactaccaaaatgatgacaaaaacgatgtttggtggtttgttgtcagaccagcttttttgtcggtccgagggggagcatatcgtcttttgtttcgaaggccgcggtcaataaatatgaaacaaaagtcgatatgccccccgaggcggtcaataaatataaaacaaaagtcgatatgccccccgaggaccgacaaaaaagctggtctgtcaacaacccatcaaacatcttgtAGTGTTCACTTCATTTCAGGAAGTGAGTTTTACTGGGCAGGCTGTAATAATAAACGTCGAACATCTTTGTGTGTTCACTTTATTTCAGGAAGGGAGTTTTACCGGACAGGCTGGAATAATTAACGTCGAACATCTGTGTGTGTTCACTTTATTTCAGGAGGCGATACCCACTGCACCGTTCGTAATGGCATCTGCATACCGAAGAGTTCCGGAATCTGTACGGGCAGGATGGCATACTATCAAAGTGGTCTGTGCAGTGGACCTCGAGACCGTCAGTGCTGTCTTCTGCAATACAGAGAGTGAACGATGATTCTGAAATGAAACTGGATTGTCCATTTGCACATTataatcaaaaataaaaatctgtGCTCACCTTCAGTCGGAGTTTATGCTTGCTTGTGTGTCAgcgtgcatgtttgtttgtttgtttgtttgtttgcttaacgcccagccgaccacgaagggccatatcagggcggtagcGTGCATGTTAGTGATCTGGACGAAGAAATGTTCTCAGAAAGACTCCTTTCTAAATCTTATGTTTTTGGTTAGTTGACCGTTTCATGTATTAGGTTTGAATAATTCAACTTATTGAAACGACATGTGCAATTCTGTTATTGAATGGTGTTGTGTGAGTGAATAGCTTGTGTCTTCAATGGGGGTACAGGGTttaacctgggagaaaaaggcaatgggacatttgtccccctcaaccaaattccgatgggacatagtcgaaagCAAGAAGCGCCAAaaaggcctgtacgcgttttgaccaaagatgcaaaatggtgtaATTCGGTgcgagaattagccgctatatcgtgttatatctgtatgtgtgtttgtgtgtgtgtgtgtttgtgtatgtgtatatgtgtgtgtgtgtatgtgtttgtgtgtaaagtgtatatttggtggcgcagtggtacgtattctcaatgcgccctttgacgcactgaagggaattgtaatgggacattttcagatttaatgcgccaatggcgcagggcgcactagtaaatgaaaccctggacCGTATGTTTCTTAGAACTGAAATAACTTGTTACTTTTCTGAGTAAAACTTCAGTTCTAGGTTAATTTTTTGGAACAAAAGGCATTCACATAcaggatagcaaacattaatcAGCTTTATGTTACGTAAGCGGTTATAATGAAACTAAATACTTGACGTCAATTCAAAGCAAACACACATTTTCAAATTAGGACAAAATTGTTTGGTAGAATGGTATATCATCAACTAAGCGAGTTATGAGTTCATATTGATAGGCACACATCCGCTGGTTATACACTCGCAGCAGGACTTgggaatataattatttaaaacGTGAGAGAAGACACTAAATATAATTGTGGCATATACCACTAGCCAAAAAAAGTAGAAGggtgcatttttgttttatttcttctgCAAAATAATGCTTACTTGCACCTTTCAAGCTCTCTGAAATATGACACTCAATAGCATGACTGATCGTTAAAATGCCGCCCTGATatagcccttcgtggtcggctgggcgttaagcaaacaaacaaacaaaaatcgttAAAATGAATAGAGAATGCGCGTACAGTTTGTTTAATATGTTAGCTGAACGCCCTTAAAGTATCAAGGCTATTCGCTGAAGCAGTTCGTTTGTGTTGCAAACCACTAGAAAACCCCGTCTTTTCTGGCTCCTGGCACAATTGACACGTATACGTTTCGCCATATGCCATAGCATCTTTGCTTCGCGGGATGGGTGAGCAAATTGAACTGCTATGGATAGAACATTAATTGTTTTACTCAGAGACAAAGAAaacatgttcacacacacacacacacacacacacacacacacacacacacacacacacacacacacacacacacacatacacacacacacacacactcacaatatacacacaaacaatctgTACTTCAGAATAATTCGCTCTAGGTCATGACATAAAAATACTGATTACGTTTAAACAATTCCAATATGAGAATAGGAAGAAGAGACTGCAGGCgaggagaacaagaacaagataacattGAACATGTACTCACCAGtaccagaaacacgaacaattAACATGGACCGGTTTCGACGCAAATACAATACTAATACAAGaagaaacaacagaaaaaaagaagaaatcagcaaatacaatactaatacaagaagaaacaacagaaaaaaagaagaaatcagcaaatacaatactaatacaagaagaaacaacagaaaaaaagaagaaatcagcaaatacaatactaatacaagaagaaacaacagaaagaaagaagaagtcagcaaatacaatactaatacaagaagaaacaacagaaagaaagaagaaatcagcaaatacaatactaatacaagaagaaacaacagaaaaaagaagaaatcaacaaatacaatactaatacaagaagaaacaacagaaaaaaaggaagaaatcagcaaatacaatactaatacaagaagaaacaacagaaaaaagaaaaaatcagcaaatacaatactaatacaagaagaaacaacagaaaaaaggaagaaatcagcaaatacaatactaatacaagaagaaacaacagaaaaaaagaagaaatcagcaaatacaatactaatacaagaagaaacaacagaaaaaaagaagaaatgaaCCAAGAAGAGGACAGACAGCAAATAACGTTATactaaaacaagaggcgaagccatcaaggctcacgtaagaaatcgacaaacagtaacacaaactcaatcactccgtcacacatacacacacacacacgtacacacacacacacacacacacacacacacacacacacacacacacacacacacacacacacacacacacacacacacacacagaaagagcataggtgaaactgtgcaagaaagcgagacactagatctagatctgtctgtctgcatgtagcctacttacagggacacgactgccaactagtctcggcccgctcaaaataataatgaccgagactttcagtacttccttcgcgtgacgtctaaccctcttacgtcataatgtgacgtcaatgtaatgtgacgtcttcaaatgttagagtttctaccacagacatacacacgcacgcacgcacgcacatacgcacgcacgcacagacagacaaagttacgatcgcataggctacacttacgtgagccaaaaagaacAAAGTCTTGGAACAGGGTTTTGAGGAAAATTTACAAGTTTTGACCTACATTGAATAGATCTAGACCAGCAGAACAAAACTAAGCTTACCGCAGTACAGTACAGATAACTTACTGGCCTAAGACTGAAAGCCAGACATCAAAGTAAGGCTCACCTAAATGACTTCTCAAAACTATGCTCACATCTGGCcatatttaaatgtttttttcttccttaCTCTCATCTCCACGACGACgacaagacagaaagacaggacCACCATGACCAGCGCTATGTAAAGCTTGACCGCTACACACAGGTGACCACTGTACAGGTAAGCTATCGTGAAACCCAATGCCTGGAACATCCTCAAGTTGGCAAAAGATGCCTCTTGTTGGTCCCTGAAGATACTTCCGATGAGGGCTGCAAAAGTGTATCAATAAATAAAAGATAAATCTATGGATAAATCTGAAAAtgaattaaatttttttttcatataaacaagtacataaataaataaataaataaacacataaataaatatataaataaataaatagatgaataaataaatacataaataaataaataaacaatacTCAAAGAGATGTGTTTCAACCATAAACATGATCTTAAATGTCCGTACGTGTCTTTATTTCTATACAGAAATtgacatttgaccattaaaatgctgaGTTTATTccctaaaaaaaatcaaaaataccccccccccccccccccgtcgaCCAGGAAGGACGAAACAAGGCTAGCCGTTTGAAAAtccattgtagtattccagcgtagcaggatatccttatttggcaaATACTGAGGGCACAACTCCTCTCAAATACCATGCATTTcgttcgtttaataaaaaatcgTGGACAGTGCTCCAATACCCAGTGTCAAACTGCTTCTGTCATTGTGCGAGTGTGGCTGTTAGCATAGCGACTTAAAATGGATTGGTCGATATTTatccaaaaataaaaattttcttAAGATAtacttttttctttaacttttccccccatggttcattcatcgtAGGACATAACCTTTTTGCGACATCTAACGGTGGGTTTATTGAAAAAAGCATCAATGTAGACAAGAACCTTTAACCTGTTTGAACCATAATCTAATTGTAACATATTCAAATCGTATGAATGATTTAACCCGTGTAAAATATAGCCCACACGCCTTAACCATAGACACAAATTTAGTCTGTTTCAAGGATAGCCATAATTTTTGTCCTCACAAATTTGAAGTAAACAATGATTTTTTCCTGTTTGCAGCATAAACAAGTTTAATATCTTTTAATCATCAACATGATGTGTTTTGATGTTTTaccagcaaaaaacaacaacccgaTAGttcaaaaatcaaccggtaggtcaaaCCGGCAGCCATTTTTGTTCCTGTATTTTCTCAtttaccggtaattaccggttaacgccaatactgaatCTCTACAGTCAATCGCCTCACCTCCACCCTGTGTCTGCCAGATTCCATCAGTGATTCCCCAGACAGCCGGCAACAGGAAGAATATGTATTTCTCCGAGGACTTGGGTTGCCATAGCAACATGCAGATCAGAGTGGCGGAATTGAGACAGGTGGCACCAAAGAGAAGGGGTATCCGTTTGACGTATTTCCCCAGAATTCCTGCCACCGGGGAGGCAACTGTGTCGCATATTCCGAAACACAGCATGGCGTACCCGACCCAGTCCACGCCAAGCTCGCAAGTGATGTACGCCTGATGAAaagaacatttttatttttttacatgttaaacaatacaacaacaacaccaaacaagtcgcgtaaggcgaaataacaacatttaggcaggctgtccaactcacagaatgaaactgaacgcactgatTTTTTGACCAAGAcaacatactcgtagtttcgtcagtccaccgctcgtggcaaaggcagtgaattcgacaagccatgcagaatatagagaatactacatggcttgctgtgttgtaccagatttacacgagttgtttttttaaatattgaactgcgagcgaaagcgagctgttcactatttgaaaaagcaacgagtgtaaatctggtacgacacagcaagccatgtagtattctgtttatcctacatactgtacttacgtgtattttactgaaaatgtcttgcagacgaggcagctaaattgaagacgcttgttttggaacctcgatctcttctaaagcctcgtgcaatctattacgtcaaagcaaagaaacgtcactctgaaagtgtggcgtgacgtggtagttctaaagattcatcgagggtaattagcgagcgcaatttttgtttctataatgacgtttgtctcggtgattttggcatcataagcagtggaaaaacaggtccctgccagacttgcttgacatgacctcatttacatgatatacacacgtgtgatttgaacgattattatctcacgagtgtctctctcacgtacgtatgtaggataaagtgcgatagtggtcgcgctgagtagggtaacacgcttttctgtatgtctcttctttttagcttactgagtttgtttttaatccaaacatatcatatctatatgtttttggaatcagggaccgacaaggaataagatgaaattgtttttaaatcgatttcggaaaattaattttcatcataattttcatatttttaattttcagagcttgtttgtaatccaaatataacatatgtatatgtttttggaatcagacaatgacgaagaataagatgaatttttttttatcgtttaataaaaaaataattttaattacaagtttccgatttttaatgaccaaactcattcattagtttttaagccaccaagctggaatgcaataccaaagtccggccttcgtcgaagattgctttgccaaaatttcaatcaatttgattgaaaaatgagggtgtgacagtgtcgcctcaacttttacaaaaagccggatatgacgtcatcaaagggttttatcgaaaaaagaaaaaaacgtccggggatatcattcccaggaactctcatgtcaaatttcataaagatcggtccagtagtttagtctgaatcgctctacacacacacacacacgcacagacacagacacagacacacacagacacacacagacacacacacacacacacacacacacacacacacacacatacacacacatacaccacgaccctcgtctcgattccccctctatgttaaaacatttagtcaaaacttgactaaatgtaaaagtaGACACTAAACTAAATTTTGTTTACAGAATTTAGTGAATTAAAATATTATTGGATGTCAACATTTACCAACTCGTACATAGAgccgacaaacacacacacacacacagacacacacacagacacacacacacacacacacacacacacacacacacacactcacacacactcaaacacacacacacacacacacacacacacgcacacacacacacacacacacacacacacacacacacatcccccctaACATCCCCCctcgaacacacacgcacactacaAAATGATGTCTCACCTTTACATCCAATTTTGCTAATGACGGCAGGTGCCGGCAGGCAGGTAAGAAAACCACCTCCAGTCAGCCCCGCCAGAGCGCATGTGCCCACTCTGGCATTGAGACTGCTCTCCAGATTCTGCAGGCCGGAGTATGCTGTGAAGGCGAACACCCACACCATGCAAATGGCCGCCAGTCGCAACTGAATGGTGCGCagttctctcttcttgctttcGGCGCTGTCGTCACTTCCGCCTGTTGTGGGTTTCTCTTGCAATTCCAGATCAAGACGTTCTGTCCCCTTGCTTCCTGACTCGTCGTCATTTCCTATTATCGAAAGTATTTTGTTCGTGTCTATGTACAGTTCTTTCCCCTTAATTCTGGTACCGACGCCACTTTCGTctggcttttcttttccctgcaattcTAAGACATGGATTTCTGTGTTGTTGCTTCCGGTACTGTCGTCAGTTCCGCCTGCTGAGGATTTCTCTTGTAATTCGAGGTCATCGAATTCTCCTCTCTTGCTTCCGTTGTCTTTATCACTTTTGTCACAGTTTATGGCTAATTTGTCCTTCAATTCAAGGTCATGCAGTTTCCCAGGTTTGTTCTCCGGGGATTTCATTTGGCACGTCTTTGTCCCCGTTTGCCCCGAGTCAGCATTACTGCAGTTGTCTTCTTGAGTGTTAGAGTAGTCCATCTTGCCTTTCTTCGCTTAATATGATGATCTGGAACTTTTTTGGGGGTTAATATCTTCTTGTGTGCAGTTTCGTTGATTCTTACTTTAATGTCTTTACGACTGGAATGCTCTGTTTTCCCTCCCGTGTACGTTTCGTTCTCTTCTTCATTATTCACCAAGGTTTGTGGAGTCTGTTTGcattatgtgaccctccaccacgaaatgagtcgcatgtcacctcacgcggttctgcgctaggcataatataagtccggggggtgtctagtaacagtgtgagggtcaccatagtcacaggcttataactcgaaaagtgttcactcttttctaaaacggttttcaccactggagagagaattaaaaaacactctttaagaaaatgtaaaaatatgaaaatcatgaaaaggtgacatgcgacttattccgtggtggagggtcacatattaagAGTTTCGTATTTGCGATCTTGAAGCTCTTGGTGATACACTCTAGCAGTCTTCAACTTCTCTAATTCAGATCTATTTATGACAGGATGGAGTCATTGCTATATATTGTAAAAATGTCTGTGATCGTTCCGATTAAATCGTTAGCGACCTCTGACCAATAGCTTGAGTTATGCTTTGAATCCAATACATCCTCGTGTTTCTTGTCAGACGTCGTGCTTTGGAGCAGACATGAAATATTATACTACTCAGTGTAACTTGAGAAAATGCTACTTTCAGGAAATCTTGTACGAATGTTCTGTAGCATTCAAATATTGTTTACACCTGTCGTTTTTGCTCAGCACACGCTTGACAACGCAATTTCCGATACAATTACCGACATACAAGGACACTTGTTCTCAACTTAATCCGAGCCTCAATGACGCGTTTTTATGATGCTAAATAAACATTTATTAAAGTCGTCGATGCTCTGAAACTGGTGGAAAACGCATCTTTTATGCAACACAAATTCACTGGCTGTACAAGTAAACCTATGACTGGATGGAGTCATTGCTATAGCATTGTCTCAAACCGAAAGTGATAAGAGTTGTTAGTCCCTGACATATCCCGCGGCGCTGTCGGCgggtagttccggttgttttgtttacgtccaaaTTGGCTGAACGAGAGAAGAAGATTAGTGGTGGAGGGAAACGTTACTGTGTCTGCTGTTCAAACTACGCGGGTAAAGCAGTTGAAGGGCGGCTTGTCATGCGGTTccattttgcaaacacaaaccggaactacctgccgttccaggggcgcaactctgtccgactatcgcgttagtttcgagacagtgctatagtgttacaatgtctttaatcgatCCGATTAACGCGTAAACGGCCTCAGACCAATGGCTTGAGTTATACTTTGAATCCAATACATCCTCGTAAAACAACAGTAACACAACAGTtaaggcaaacaaaaaaaaatgtctgtttctggtcacccgaccgaccctaaatttcggcgccgaccctaaactttttttttccaaactcaaaaatttttatttattttttggtgataaaggacagggtgagaaaatgaacaaaaacgtgtgaaaacgaaagtccgctgacgatttgtaaatgtgttgagtgtcttgtctctatgtatagtgaatccagtctctttgcacgatttttaaagttagttttattggtctacatttggggtaaaaaaaataaagataaaaataaaaaaatcccgacctaccgaccctattttttttagccatgttaccagaaacagacaatttttttttttttgcctagtACTCTTCGTCCTCAGATTACCTTTTCTTCTCACAGAAGTAGCGACATGTCAGTAGTCTGCTGACTGCACATCCAAAATATCACTGTCCGCTACTTGGATGAAGAACTATACACATTGTTTGTAAAAAGTAGACGAACACATAGCATCACGGCGACCTTCCTGCCGCACTAGATGAGGTAAGCACAATGCTATCGCAACACTGACCAGCCTACCTGATTATAGGTAAAAGATGCTCTCCTTTCTTGACAACTCTATCGATGTGAACAAGTGCAGATTTGCCCCGGCTAATAGATGCAATTTATACGTGTAATCCTGGCAAGAAAAGACTAAAGTACGTCACAACAGGAATTACAGCGACATGTGTAAGTTCTCAAAATTCTTCCTGAAAAAGTCTGCAAATGCAAAAATGTTTTAGGAAtggtttgtctcggtgactttgtcatTATGAGCAGTGGCAAACTAGGTCTCTGCCAGACTGCACTTTTACCCGTCCTGATTTACATGATTTACGCACGTGTGAAAAGATGGTTTATTCATCAtatgggtggtctctctcacttATGTAGGATAAACTGTTTTGTCTTATACTGTGTCTGAAAAGCACAGCCCTTTCCGATTCGGCTCACAATCTCAAATCTGTGCAGGGCTTACATGGGATAGGATATTCCtctacttagacacataccGGATATCAACAGCGTGGCTGCTAGTGTTATCTAGAAAATAAAATCATAAAAAATGTCCCTCCTATGCACTGGAAGTAGTCTTATTGTTGATTTATGAATGTGACCAATTGCAAGAGGAggtaagacttttttttaaagaggtgtgtgtgtgtgtgtgtgtgtgtgtgtgtgtgtgtgtgtgtgtgtgtgtgtgtgtgtttgtgtgtgtgtgtgtgtgtgtgggtgcgtgtgtgtgtgtgtgcgtgcgtgcgtgcgtgtgtatgtgtgtgcgtgcgtgcgtgagtgcgtgtgtgtgtgtgtgtgtgtgtgtgtgtgtgtgtgtgcgtgcgtgcgtgcacacaAAACTTTAAAAGGTATTATCACATGTTAACTTAGTAAGATCTGAGACAATGACTGTATTCTTGAGAAGGACTGTGCCCGTAAAACCGTTATCGTGACCGCCCAGGGGATGACTACATTTGACCGTTGTAAGATTAAGCAACGGCTGTCTGACGGTCACGGCGACACAACTCGGACAAAGCTGATAATcgtttgtcttgtcttgtctgtctgtctgtctgtctgtctctgtctgtctgtctgtctgtccgtccgtccgtccgtgt is part of the Littorina saxatilis isolate snail1 linkage group LG6, US_GU_Lsax_2.0, whole genome shotgun sequence genome and encodes:
- the LOC138968039 gene encoding uncharacterized protein, with amino-acid sequence MDYSNTQEDNCSNADSGQTGTKTCQMKSPENKPGKLHDLELKDKLAINCDKSDKDNGSKRGEFDDLELQEKSSAGGTDDSTGSNNTEIHVLELQGKEKPDESGVGTRIKGKELYIDTNKILSIIGNDDESGSKGTERLDLELQEKPTTGGSDDSAESKKRELRTIQLRLAAICMVWVFAFTAYSGLQNLESSLNARVGTCALAGLTGGGFLTCLPAPAVISKIGCKGAVCVSVCVCVFVGSMYELAYITCELGVDWVGYAMLCFGICDTVASPVAGILGKYVKRIPLLFGATCLNSATLICMLLWQPKSSEKYIFFLLPAVWGITDGIWQTQGGALIGSIFRDQQEASFANLRMFQALGFTIAYLYSGHLCVAVKLYIALVMVVLSFCLVVVVEMRVRKKKTFKYGQM